A single window of Martelella sp. NC20 DNA harbors:
- a CDS encoding OsmC family protein, whose protein sequence is MTVKPGCRAEDTSTNRHEGRHANAFGGPAGKGRSLNCTPNVSLLGLGGALTRQIVENAHKRCPFSNATRGNVDLALNLV, encoded by the coding sequence ATGACAGTGAAACCTGGCTGTAGGGCGGAAGACACATCTACAAACCGACATGAAGGCCGCCATGCCAACGCGTTCGGCGGCCCAGCCGGCAAAGGCCGCTCTCTCAACTGCACGCCCAACGTCTCGCTGCTCGGGCTTGGCGGGGCGCTTACAAGACAGATCGTCGAGAACGCGCACAAGCGCTGCCCGTTCTCCAACGCAACCAGGGGCAATGTCGATCTTGCCCTGAACCTCGTCTGA
- a CDS encoding EthD domain-containing protein, with protein sequence MRFAYFLSFFDRNDPGRELDRATLERVGAIVRSTPNLRRGLVYHADQSAGQHYPGGDAPPQLALQLYFDEIAHLESAVARDGHLQQLALPQTLPDLAAAEAEQQAMIVRRFAVPDPVRGRPETDPFCTYLVHYPGPAEDLNAWLDHYVREHPPIMAKFPNVREAEVCSRMDWLGFLPWPRVDHMQRNKVVFDSAEDLVAALNSPVREEMRADFVAFPPFTGGNAHYPLTTQEFLP encoded by the coding sequence ATGCGCTTTGCCTACTTTCTGTCTTTCTTCGACCGTAACGATCCCGGCAGGGAATTGGATCGCGCAACTCTGGAGAGGGTTGGCGCTATCGTGCGCTCCACGCCAAATCTGAGGCGTGGGCTTGTGTATCACGCCGACCAGAGCGCGGGGCAGCATTATCCCGGCGGCGACGCGCCGCCCCAACTGGCGCTGCAGCTCTATTTCGATGAAATCGCGCATCTGGAGAGCGCGGTCGCGCGCGACGGCCACCTCCAGCAACTGGCATTGCCGCAGACCCTGCCCGATCTCGCCGCCGCCGAGGCTGAGCAGCAGGCCATGATCGTGCGGCGCTTCGCGGTGCCCGATCCGGTGCGCGGTCGGCCCGAGACCGATCCGTTCTGCACCTATCTTGTGCATTATCCCGGCCCCGCCGAGGATCTGAATGCCTGGCTCGACCACTATGTGCGCGAACATCCGCCGATCATGGCGAAATTTCCCAACGTTCGGGAAGCGGAAGTGTGCTCGCGAATGGACTGGCTGGGTTTCCTGCCATGGCCCAGGGTCGACCATATGCAACGCAACAAGGTCGTGTTCGATAGCGCCGAGGATCTGGTCGCCGCGCTGAACTCGCCGGTGCGCGAGGAAATGCGCGCCGATTTCGTCGCGTTCCCGCCCTTCACCGGCGGCAATGCGCATTATCCCCTGACGACGCAGGAGTTTTTGCCGTAG
- a CDS encoding maleate cis-trans isomerase family protein encodes MENLNDTIKIGQIVPSSNLTMEREIPAMLRAREQILPERFSFHSSRMRMKKVTAEELKAMDCDSDRCALELSDAAVDVMGYACLVAIMAMGKGYHRESQARLHKLTVDNGHPAPVVSSAGALVDALHLMGAKRISIVAPYMKPLTQMVADYIESEEIEVSDYVALEIPDNLEVSRQNTDNLLDIYKKVNLKNIDALVLSACVQMPSLAAIQKVEDECGIPVLSASVATTHQMLKSLGLEARVPNAGALLSGKYS; translated from the coding sequence ATGGAAAACCTCAACGACACCATCAAGATCGGCCAGATCGTTCCGTCGTCGAACCTGACGATGGAACGGGAGATCCCGGCAATGCTGCGCGCCCGCGAGCAGATACTGCCGGAGCGCTTCTCCTTTCATTCATCGCGCATGCGCATGAAGAAGGTGACAGCCGAGGAACTGAAGGCGATGGACTGCGACAGTGACAGGTGCGCCCTGGAACTGTCCGACGCCGCCGTGGACGTGATGGGTTATGCCTGCCTCGTGGCCATCATGGCGATGGGCAAGGGCTACCACCGCGAAAGCCAGGCCCGCCTGCACAAGCTGACCGTGGACAACGGGCATCCCGCGCCAGTGGTCAGTTCGGCGGGTGCGCTCGTCGATGCGCTGCACCTGATGGGGGCGAAGCGCATTTCGATCGTTGCGCCCTACATGAAGCCGCTCACCCAGATGGTGGCCGACTACATCGAGAGCGAGGAGATCGAGGTCAGCGACTATGTCGCGCTCGAGATTCCGGACAATCTCGAGGTGTCCAGACAGAACACCGACAACCTTCTCGACATCTACAAGAAGGTCAATCTGAAGAACATCGACGCGCTGGTGCTGTCCGCCTGCGTGCAGATGCCATCCCTTGCCGCGATCCAGAAGGTCGAGGACGAGTGCGGCATCCCGGTTCTGTCGGCATCGGTTGCTACAACGCATCAGATGCTCAAGAGCCTCGGCCTCGAGGCCCGCGTTCCGAACGCGGGCGCGCTGCTTTCGGGCAAATACAGCTAG
- a CDS encoding SDR family NAD(P)-dependent oxidoreductase: MVEPLKPPKRKNPLARTWQQALPPAARSRSAQLLTQAAAEGRFALQRCAECQNYVYPPREVCPNCLSVDLALTDAPDGGVIVSETTTHVTSDSYFRERMPWRIGMVKLDCGPIAVAHLHGDCQDGDRVRTTLQLDKSGQAVFFAIPSEPTPNMDQDRQWYEMVAKPQFRRVLVTNGRSAIGQAVANALAETGATVYVGIAEPWKPFPGEERLRAAEHKIVPLDAPDERSVRELAADIGGKIDILVNTSEFIRPGGLLDRSRTTVIRDEMEQLYLGFVNLAQAFGPAMLGRGADQLNSAAAWVNIFSVHALANWSAFGTHSAAEAACLSLSHCLRGELRGGGVRVVNLFTGPTDTEWFQTLPPPKVAPKALASAVITALNKGVEEMFVGDVANEIRQNLVDNPKSVEREFTNRHT, encoded by the coding sequence ATGGTAGAGCCGCTCAAGCCACCGAAACGCAAGAACCCGCTCGCGCGGACCTGGCAGCAGGCCCTTCCGCCCGCAGCTCGCAGCCGCTCGGCGCAATTGCTGACCCAGGCGGCGGCCGAAGGCCGGTTCGCGCTGCAACGCTGCGCGGAATGCCAGAATTATGTCTATCCTCCTCGCGAGGTCTGCCCCAATTGCCTGTCGGTCGATCTGGCGCTGACCGATGCCCCCGATGGCGGCGTGATTGTCTCCGAAACCACCACCCACGTGACCTCGGACAGCTATTTCCGCGAGCGGATGCCCTGGCGGATCGGCATGGTGAAGCTTGACTGCGGCCCGATCGCCGTTGCGCACCTGCATGGCGACTGCCAGGATGGCGACCGCGTGCGAACGACATTGCAGCTCGACAAATCCGGGCAGGCCGTCTTTTTTGCGATACCGTCCGAACCCACCCCGAATATGGATCAAGACAGGCAGTGGTACGAAATGGTTGCGAAACCCCAATTCCGCCGCGTGCTGGTGACCAACGGCCGTTCCGCCATCGGTCAGGCCGTGGCAAACGCCCTGGCCGAGACCGGAGCGACCGTCTATGTCGGCATTGCCGAACCCTGGAAGCCCTTTCCCGGCGAAGAAAGGCTGCGCGCGGCCGAGCACAAGATCGTTCCGCTCGACGCCCCGGACGAGCGGTCGGTTCGCGAACTGGCGGCCGATATCGGCGGCAAGATCGATATTCTGGTCAATACGTCGGAATTCATCCGCCCGGGCGGTCTCCTGGACCGCAGCCGCACCACCGTCATCCGCGATGAGATGGAACAGCTCTATCTGGGCTTCGTCAACCTCGCCCAGGCCTTCGGCCCGGCCATGCTGGGGCGCGGCGCGGACCAGCTCAACAGCGCTGCCGCCTGGGTGAACATCTTCTCCGTTCATGCCCTCGCCAACTGGTCGGCATTCGGCACCCACTCCGCCGCGGAGGCAGCCTGCCTTTCGCTTTCGCATTGCCTGCGCGGCGAACTGCGCGGCGGCGGGGTGCGCGTGGTCAACCTGTTCACCGGGCCAACCGACACGGAATGGTTCCAGACCCTGCCCCCGCCGAAGGTCGCGCCCAAGGCGCTCGCCAGCGCCGTGATCACCGCTCTCAACAAGGGCGTCGAGGAGATGTTCGTAGGCGATGTCGCCAATGAGATCCGCCAAAACCTCGTCGACAACCCGAAGAGCGTTGAGCGCGAATTCACCAATCGGCACACCTGA
- a CDS encoding thiolase family protein, translating to MKHSTSNRRPYENVVITTPVTVPYERFSNKTAHWWIGRAVRALLDDSGIDKADIDGFCLSSFTLGSDAAIGLTEHLGLSVRWLDHIPLGGASGISAIRRAARAVEARDCDVVVCVAGDTNHTDSFRQTLSNFSRFSQDAAYPYGAGGANASFGMIARHYMKTFGVKREDLGQIAVSQRQNALRNPNALMKKPLTLDQYMNARPISDPIHLFDCVMPCAGAEAFLIMREETAAASGLAGAKILGTIERHNVRTDDVVQSHGGWIADIDDLYAMAGLKPDDMDFLQTYDDYPFIVMMQFEDLGFCKKGEGAEFVRSHDLKIDGDFPHNTTGGQLSSGQAGAGGAYIGLTEAVRQVLGTAGPTQVKDARVGLASGFGMINYARGLSSGAVILTGDR from the coding sequence ATGAAGCATTCCACAAGCAATCGACGCCCCTATGAAAACGTGGTGATCACCACGCCTGTGACGGTCCCCTATGAGCGGTTTTCCAACAAAACCGCCCATTGGTGGATCGGCCGGGCGGTGCGGGCGCTGCTGGACGATTCCGGCATCGACAAGGCCGATATCGACGGCTTCTGCCTGTCGAGTTTCACCCTCGGCTCCGATGCCGCGATCGGGCTGACCGAGCATCTGGGCCTGTCCGTCCGTTGGCTGGATCACATTCCGCTTGGCGGCGCCAGCGGCATCAGCGCCATCCGCCGCGCGGCAAGGGCGGTGGAGGCCCGTGACTGCGATGTCGTCGTCTGCGTTGCCGGCGACACCAACCACACCGACAGTTTCCGCCAGACCCTGTCGAACTTTTCGCGGTTCTCCCAGGACGCGGCCTACCCCTACGGCGCGGGCGGCGCCAATGCCAGCTTCGGCATGATCGCGCGCCACTACATGAAGACCTTCGGGGTCAAGCGCGAGGATCTCGGACAGATCGCCGTATCGCAGCGTCAGAACGCCCTGCGCAATCCCAATGCGCTGATGAAAAAGCCACTGACGCTCGACCAGTATATGAATGCGCGGCCCATCTCGGACCCGATCCATCTGTTCGACTGCGTGATGCCATGTGCCGGCGCGGAAGCGTTTCTGATCATGCGCGAGGAGACGGCGGCCGCGAGCGGGCTTGCGGGCGCGAAAATCCTCGGCACCATCGAGCGGCATAACGTGCGCACCGACGACGTGGTGCAGAGCCATGGCGGCTGGATCGCCGATATCGACGATCTCTATGCCATGGCCGGCCTGAAGCCGGATGACATGGACTTCTTGCAGACCTATGACGACTATCCCTTCATCGTGATGATGCAGTTTGAGGATCTCGGGTTCTGCAAGAAGGGCGAAGGCGCCGAATTCGTGCGCAGCCACGACCTTAAGATCGATGGCGATTTCCCCCACAACACCACCGGTGGCCAGCTTTCGTCGGGACAGGCGGGTGCGGGCGGCGCTTATATCGGATTGACCGAAGCCGTGCGGCAGGTGCTCGGCACCGCCGGACCGACGCAGGTCAAGGACGCCAGGGTCGGCCTCGCATCCGGTTTTGGCATGATCAACTACGCGAGGGGCCTGTCCTCGGGCGCGGTCATCCTCACGGGAGACAGGTAA
- a CDS encoding cyclase family protein, whose amino-acid sequence MALTDPTEFAVAIASGALRIVDLTFTLSPDFPVMVLPPELGQAAPVRIRTISRYDDAGPGWYWNEISLSEHTGTHFDAPVHWHTGKDLPNGSVDTLPIEHMVAPACVIDCSAEAAADDDFLLTREHVLAWEDQHGKIEPGQWVLMRTDWSKRNFQDYANLKEDGAHTPGPDVDVMKWLVEERGILGFGTETIGTDSGQATHLNPPLPAHHYLHGAGRYGLQCLCNLDQLPPRGAIVFAAPLKILNGSGSPLRVLAVTPGQ is encoded by the coding sequence ATGGCATTGACCGACCCGACCGAATTTGCAGTTGCGATCGCCTCCGGCGCCCTGCGGATCGTTGACCTCACCTTCACGCTGTCGCCGGACTTTCCCGTCATGGTGCTGCCGCCGGAACTCGGCCAAGCCGCGCCGGTGCGCATCCGCACCATTTCGCGTTACGACGATGCCGGTCCAGGCTGGTACTGGAACGAGATTTCGCTGAGCGAACATACCGGCACCCATTTCGACGCGCCGGTCCATTGGCATACCGGCAAGGACCTGCCCAATGGCTCCGTCGACACATTGCCGATCGAACATATGGTCGCTCCCGCCTGCGTGATCGACTGCTCGGCGGAAGCGGCAGCGGACGACGATTTCCTGCTGACCCGCGAGCATGTGCTCGCCTGGGAAGACCAGCACGGCAAGATCGAGCCGGGCCAATGGGTGCTGATGCGCACCGACTGGTCGAAGCGTAACTTCCAGGACTACGCCAATCTGAAGGAAGACGGCGCACATACCCCCGGCCCGGATGTCGATGTGATGAAATGGCTGGTGGAAGAGCGCGGCATTCTCGGCTTCGGCACCGAAACCATCGGAACAGACTCGGGACAGGCCACCCATCTCAACCCGCCGCTCCCGGCCCACCATTATCTGCATGGCGCGGGCCGGTACGGGCTGCAATGCCTGTGCAATCTCGACCAGCTGCCGCCAAGAGGCGCCATCGTCTTCGCCGCGCCCCTGAAGATTCTCAATGGCTCGGGAAGCCCGCTACGGGTTCTCGCGGTCACGCCCGGCCAATAG
- a CDS encoding ATP-dependent acyl-CoA ligase — protein sequence MPKTHENAVQTQDSAYDRALAAFPPSDRILSTLLLRQAEKYGDRILFTFGDTRWTYEEAPVIAAGWAQRLAEAGIVAGDRVAIHCNNRPEFMQIYLGCAWLGAIATPINTAFRGAQLEGVMNNSTARILVIEEDNLGVLEGLEKGTAVPPQIWTIRKDGIHGPDDALITAPETVADMTPPPIKVSDTAVILYTSGTTGPSKGVCCPQAQMFWWGVYSAQALGVREGDVLMTMLPVFHTNALNCFYQALINGCEYVLEPKFTASGFWRICKDRKATVTYLLGAMAAILMAQPERPEEKSHSIRVALGGGVPGPLHEPFRERFNVPLVDGYASTETNFVFWSRIPSDRPGGMGYLSSGAEAIIVDEYDSEVSDGEAGELLLRPTQPYSFATGYFGMPDKTVEAWRNFWFHSGDRVLREPDGSFKFIDRMKDAIRRRGENISSWEVEQELHKHPAVDTCAVFPLPSELGEDEVAVAVKVKAGKELEPEELVAYAQTRLAKFAVPRFIRFVDEMPHTENGKIKKTVFRDQGLVDGIWDREKAAKV from the coding sequence ATGCCAAAAACTCATGAAAATGCCGTCCAGACGCAGGATAGCGCCTATGATCGGGCCTTGGCCGCGTTCCCGCCATCGGATCGAATTCTCTCGACCTTGCTGCTGCGTCAGGCGGAGAAATACGGCGACAGGATATTGTTCACCTTCGGCGATACCCGCTGGACCTATGAAGAGGCACCGGTCATTGCCGCCGGCTGGGCGCAACGGCTTGCCGAAGCGGGCATCGTCGCCGGGGACCGGGTTGCGATCCATTGCAACAATCGTCCCGAATTCATGCAGATCTATCTCGGCTGCGCGTGGCTCGGAGCCATCGCCACCCCGATCAATACGGCGTTTCGCGGCGCGCAGCTCGAAGGCGTCATGAACAATTCCACCGCCAGGATCCTGGTTATCGAGGAAGACAATCTCGGCGTTCTGGAGGGGCTTGAGAAGGGGACGGCGGTCCCGCCGCAGATCTGGACGATCCGCAAGGACGGCATTCACGGGCCTGACGACGCGTTGATCACGGCGCCCGAAACCGTGGCGGACATGACGCCGCCGCCGATCAAGGTCAGCGACACCGCCGTCATTCTTTACACCTCCGGCACGACCGGCCCGTCCAAGGGCGTGTGCTGCCCGCAGGCCCAGATGTTCTGGTGGGGCGTCTATTCCGCCCAGGCACTCGGCGTGCGCGAAGGCGACGTGCTGATGACCATGCTGCCGGTCTTCCACACCAATGCGCTGAACTGCTTCTACCAGGCGCTGATCAATGGCTGCGAATATGTGCTCGAGCCCAAGTTCACCGCGTCCGGCTTCTGGCGGATCTGCAAGGATCGCAAGGCTACCGTTACCTATCTGCTTGGCGCCATGGCGGCCATTCTTATGGCCCAGCCTGAGCGTCCCGAAGAGAAAAGCCACAGCATTCGCGTGGCGCTTGGCGGCGGCGTTCCCGGTCCGCTGCACGAACCCTTCCGCGAGCGCTTCAACGTGCCGCTGGTCGACGGCTACGCCTCTACCGAGACCAATTTCGTGTTCTGGAGCCGGATTCCTTCGGATCGCCCGGGCGGTATGGGTTATCTGAGCAGCGGCGCCGAGGCCATCATCGTCGACGAATATGACAGCGAGGTGTCGGACGGTGAGGCCGGCGAACTGCTGCTGAGGCCGACCCAGCCCTATTCGTTCGCCACCGGCTATTTCGGCATGCCCGACAAGACCGTCGAGGCGTGGCGGAATTTCTGGTTCCACTCGGGCGACCGGGTGCTGCGCGAACCGGACGGCAGCTTCAAGTTCATCGACCGGATGAAGGATGCCATCCGCCGTCGCGGAGAAAACATCTCCTCCTGGGAAGTCGAGCAGGAACTGCACAAGCATCCCGCGGTCGACACCTGCGCGGTGTTTCCGCTGCCTTCGGAACTGGGAGAGGACGAGGTCGCCGTGGCGGTCAAGGTCAAGGCGGGCAAGGAACTGGAGCCGGAAGAACTAGTCGCTTATGCCCAGACGCGGCTTGCGAAGTTCGCGGTCCCGCGCTTCATCCGCTTCGTCGACGAGATGCCGCACACCGAAAACGGCAAGATCAAGAAAACCGTCTTCCGCGATCAGGGTCTTGTTGACGGAATCTGGGACCGCGAGAAGGCCGCCAAGGTCTGA
- a CDS encoding NADP-dependent oxidoreductase: MRAIRYDSYGDPDVLEMAEIADPRPGPGEVLVGLKAASVIPADWKVRAGMLQSMLPISLPKIPGRDGAGIVLELGEGVDYASVGDAVCVVAQHAEDGTYAEKIVRNQDTIVAMPETLEFGEAASLMHAGICAWICLVETADLQAGARILVHAGAGATGGLAIQLAHHLGCHVTTTCRAANADYVTAMGADGVVAYDREDFTTIEEPFDVVLDLIGGEVHRRSYEVLKRGGHMVCLRAEPFEDQSERYGVRLSIPHIHDSQYALEAVAKLAREGVFRPQVAHRLPLAQADEAHRMMEAGKVSRGRIVLDIA; encoded by the coding sequence ATGCGCGCAATAAGATATGACTCCTATGGCGACCCGGATGTGCTGGAGATGGCCGAGATTGCCGATCCCCGGCCGGGCCCCGGCGAGGTGCTGGTAGGCCTCAAGGCGGCGAGCGTCATTCCCGCCGACTGGAAAGTGCGCGCGGGCATGCTGCAGAGCATGCTCCCCATCAGCCTGCCGAAAATACCCGGTCGCGACGGCGCCGGTATCGTGCTCGAGCTCGGGGAAGGCGTGGACTACGCAAGCGTCGGCGATGCGGTGTGCGTTGTCGCGCAACATGCCGAAGACGGCACCTATGCCGAAAAGATCGTGCGCAATCAGGACACCATCGTCGCCATGCCCGAAACGCTGGAGTTCGGCGAGGCGGCATCGCTGATGCATGCGGGCATCTGCGCCTGGATATGCCTGGTGGAGACCGCGGATCTGCAAGCCGGCGCGCGCATTCTGGTGCATGCCGGCGCCGGTGCGACCGGAGGCCTCGCCATTCAGCTCGCCCATCATCTCGGGTGCCACGTGACGACCACCTGCCGCGCGGCGAATGCCGACTATGTCACCGCCATGGGCGCCGATGGCGTGGTTGCCTACGACAGGGAAGACTTTACCACGATCGAGGAGCCCTTCGACGTCGTCCTCGACCTGATCGGCGGCGAGGTGCACCGCCGTTCATACGAGGTTCTGAAGCGCGGCGGCCACATGGTGTGCCTGCGCGCCGAGCCTTTCGAAGACCAGTCCGAGCGCTACGGCGTCCGGCTCAGCATACCCCACATCCACGACAGCCAATATGCGCTTGAAGCGGTGGCGAAGCTGGCGCGCGAAGGCGTGTTTCGTCCGCAGGTGGCCCATCGCCTGCCCCTTGCGCAGGCAGACGAGGCGCACCGGATGATGGAGGCGGGCAAGGTGTCGCGCGGCCGCATCGTTCTCGACATCGCCTGA